A region from the Lentisphaera profundi genome encodes:
- a CDS encoding LamG-like jellyroll fold domain-containing protein, with the protein MKKFDETRTQQLISSLIDENISAEEMNELNELLQDSPEALDMYLSMTKIDMEMHQDTSLLSHYSDIKPQVKEDLPETVEHLKKCLRLFQLVAAFLVAFIAINYVLPRNQPIKEEVNGSSPGVLAHILKLSEDIKWSKAKAKVGDPIGEEVLIIQKGSINLKYENGAEIKLVGPAEYKLHDQDSATLSYGRLAARIPEAAQGFTIDAPKALITDLGTEFALNVNKQGESKIFVYEGEVVGALLGPDGNTLKHSNLYAKDAVSIDSRSGTLKTLKDTKNFIRIAESPEASLHINQAYVNAVHNSDPIAYWRFNTEDTELITNEMSTSYSGALTGKAKIENGFLVFEKGTKGAFVVDEPIQNINSQGHSIEMWVKPLERSKDMMALASLVALGKPKNNETVKHLAYFGLTPQKSFNRHSPFNFWFASRFPARSGNYGVNCYANQDYKGQHWYHLVCIKNKNSLDIYVNGQLANSVQHELGSGDKAYQFFVGQMDFHRQPWQLHGSIDEVALYDRPLSAREIETHYQSMLEK; encoded by the coding sequence ATGAAGAAATTTGATGAAACACGTACGCAGCAGCTCATCTCTTCTTTGATTGATGAAAATATCTCAGCCGAAGAAATGAACGAGCTTAATGAACTGCTTCAAGACTCGCCCGAAGCTCTTGATATGTACCTCAGTATGACTAAAATTGATATGGAGATGCATCAGGATACGAGTTTATTAAGTCATTATTCTGATATAAAGCCACAAGTCAAAGAAGATCTGCCTGAGACAGTTGAGCATCTCAAAAAATGCTTAAGGCTCTTTCAGCTTGTTGCCGCTTTTCTTGTGGCTTTTATAGCTATCAATTACGTCTTGCCCCGTAACCAGCCAATCAAGGAAGAGGTGAATGGTAGTTCACCTGGTGTTCTTGCACATATTTTAAAGCTTTCAGAGGATATAAAATGGAGTAAAGCAAAGGCTAAGGTAGGTGACCCAATAGGTGAAGAAGTATTGATCATCCAGAAAGGATCGATAAACCTAAAATATGAGAATGGCGCAGAAATTAAACTTGTTGGCCCCGCAGAATATAAATTGCACGACCAGGATTCTGCCACTCTAAGTTATGGCCGCTTGGCAGCTCGTATTCCGGAAGCCGCACAGGGTTTTACTATTGATGCACCCAAAGCGCTTATTACAGATTTAGGTACTGAGTTCGCCCTTAATGTTAATAAGCAGGGAGAAAGTAAAATATTTGTTTACGAAGGCGAAGTCGTAGGGGCCTTGTTGGGGCCGGATGGCAACACTCTAAAGCATAGCAACCTCTATGCTAAAGATGCTGTAAGCATAGATTCAAGGAGCGGTACACTTAAAACTCTTAAAGATACAAAAAACTTTATTCGTATTGCGGAAAGCCCAGAAGCTTCGCTGCATATAAATCAGGCTTATGTTAATGCAGTACATAATTCAGACCCTATTGCGTACTGGCGCTTTAATACTGAAGATACAGAACTCATTACAAACGAAATGAGCACATCTTATTCAGGGGCACTCACGGGAAAAGCAAAAATAGAAAATGGTTTCTTAGTTTTCGAGAAAGGTACAAAGGGGGCTTTTGTTGTTGATGAACCCATTCAAAACATCAATAGCCAAGGACATTCTATTGAGATGTGGGTCAAGCCGCTAGAGCGCTCTAAAGATATGATGGCACTGGCATCGCTCGTGGCCCTAGGGAAACCTAAAAATAATGAAACAGTTAAGCACCTGGCCTATTTTGGGCTTACTCCTCAAAAGTCATTCAATCGTCACAGTCCTTTTAATTTCTGGTTTGCTTCACGTTTTCCTGCGAGATCGGGAAATTATGGAGTCAATTGTTATGCCAATCAGGATTACAAAGGGCAGCATTGGTACCATCTCGTTTGCATTAAAAATAAAAATAGTTTGGATATTTATGTCAATGGCCAATTGGCCAACAGTGTTCAACATGAACTAGGAAGTGGAGATAAGGCGTATCAGTTTTTTGTGGGTCAGATGGATTTTCATAGACAGCCGTGGCAATTACACGGTAGTATTGACGAAGTCGCACTCTATGACCGTCCTTTAAGCGCCCGTGAAATAGAGACTCATTACCAAAGCATGTTAGAAAAATAA